A single region of the Drosophila takahashii strain IR98-3 E-12201 chromosome 2R, DtakHiC1v2, whole genome shotgun sequence genome encodes:
- the LOC108067107 gene encoding WD repeat-containing protein 87, with translation MRSLSLLLLSASCALILSLAYAHPPEGVWKKKLTWKEDWQQVWKTVKKEAWETKWKKVSVPIWKEVKVPVWKEEQVPDWKIVKKPKIEEREVPAWKEVKVAEWKKITKPIWVPTKVAVWKEIQVPIWKEVQVPFWKEIQVPIWKEVQVADWKQMFEPQWVKMGIPGEKFLGKDHEGWEYTSHDLWRKKLVWKPVWKKVWRTEKKQEWKTEKKQEWRTEKKQEWKTEKVQEWKQDKKLEWKDEWIQVWKPVKKQIWIKEKRETWIEEKVQIWRTEKKQVWATEKRQAWKDEWQSVNVPVWKEVKVQEWKKVWKPVWEKVWVPVSHGHGWD, from the exons ATGAGATCCCTAAGTCTGTTG CTACTCAGCGCCAGCTGCGCGCTAATCCTAAGTTTAGCCTACGCCCATCCCCCAGAGGGTGTGTGGAAGAAGAAGCTCACCTGGAAGGAGGATTGGCAGCAGGTGTGGAAGACCGTCAAGAAGGAGGCGTGGGAGACCAAGTGGAAGAAGGTTTCCGTTCCAATTTGGAAGGAGGTTAAGGTTCCAGTCTGGAAAGAAGAACAGGTTCCCGACTGGAAGATCGTGAAGAAGCCGAAGATCGAGGAGCGAGAGGTTCCCGCCTGGAAGGAGGTCAAGGTGGCCGAATGGAAGAAGATAACGAAACCGATTTGGGTGCCCACCAAGGTGGCCGTCTGGAAGGAGATCCAGGTGCCCATCTGGAAGGAGGTGCAGGTCCCATTCTGGAAGGAGATCCAAGTGCCCATCTGGAAGGAAGTACAGGTGGCAGACTGGAAGCAAATGTTTGAGCCCCAATGG GTAAAAATGGGCATTCCCGGTGAAAAGTTCTTGGGCAAGGATCACGAGGGCTGGGAGTACACCAGCCACGATCTTTGGCGCAAGAAGCTCGTGTGGAAGCCCGTGTGGAAGAAGGTCTGGCGCACCGAGAAGAAGCAGGAGTGGAAGACCGAGAAGAAGCAGGAGTGGCGCACCGAGAAGAAGCAGGAGTGGAAGACGGAGAAGGTCCAGGAGTGGAAACAGGACAAGAAGCTGGAGTGGAAGGACGAGTGGATTCAG GTGTGGAAGCCCGTGAAGAAGCAGATCTGGATCAAGGAGAAGCGCGAGACCTGGATCGAGGAGAAGGTGCAGATCTGGCGCACCGAGAAGAAGCAGGTGTGGGCCACCGAGAAGCGGCAGGCGTGGAAGGACGAGTGGCAGTCTGTGAATGTGCCCGTGTGGAAGGAGGTCAAGGTGCAGGAGTGGAAGAAGGTGTGGAAGCCCGTCTGGGAGAAGGTCTGGGTGCCGGTGAGCCATGGCCACGGATGGGACTAA